Proteins encoded together in one Onychomys torridus chromosome 1, mOncTor1.1, whole genome shotgun sequence window:
- the Adgra1 gene encoding adhesion G protein-coupled receptor A1 isoform X4 produces MPGVPHDLAEFLMQSISSSTNRNMSLHPHLMQVFPRFYLISGGVPFIICGVTAATNIRNYGTEDEDIAYCWMAWEPSLGAFYGPAAFIALVTCVYFLCTYVQLRRHPERRYELRERTEEQQRLAVPESGHRHGMHPGTPPTCDALAASQLQNEHSFKAQLRAAAFTLFLFTATWTFGALAVSQGHFLDMIFSCLYGAFCVTLGLFVLIHHCAKREDVWQCWWSCCPSQGDTSATKPSAHPTLDANGDALGHTACLQDSPCPGKLRGFGHPPASHCKMTNLQAAQGHVSCLSPATPCCAKMHCEQLMEEEAHMHMSEEDTFPHDHHLHDPHLHRCLKGRTKPHYFSRHQAAAAEREYTYHIPSSLDGSPHSSRTDSPPSSLEGPVGVHTLACCAQVDPFPLVSQPEGGDTSPGLYGCPPRLSPGPAHLEMLRRTQSLPFGSPSQNGLLQGDVREGLPFGTDGTGNIRTGPWKNETTV; encoded by the exons GTTCTACCTCATCAGTGGAGGGGTCCCTTTCATCATCTGTGGGGTCACAGCTGCCACAAACATCAGAAATTATGGGACCGAGGATGAAGACATAGCATA CTGCTGGATGGCCTGGGAACCCAGCTTGGGTGCGTTCTATGGGCCAGCTGCCTTCATTGCCCTGGTCACCTGTGTATACTTCCTCTGCACCTACGTGCAACTGCGGCGTCACCCAGAGCGCAGGTATGAGCTCAGAGAGCGCACTGAGGAgcagcagcggctggcagtgccAGAGAGTGGGCATCGCCATGGGATGCATCCCGGCACACCACCCACCTGTGACGCCCTGGCTGCCTCACAGCTGCAGAACGAGCATTCCTTCAAGGCCCAGCTGCGTGCCGCCGCCTTCACATTGTTCCTGTTCACAGCCACATGGACGTTTGGGGCCCTGGCTGTGTCTCAGGGCCACTTCCTGGACATGATCTTCAGCTGTCTGTACGGCGCCTTCTGTGTGACGCTGGGACTCTTTGTACTTATCCACCACTGCGCCAAGAGGGAGGATGTGTGGCAGTGCTGGTGGTCATGCTGCCCCTCACAGGGAGATAcctctgccaccaagcctagtgCCCACCCGACGCTCGATGCCAATGGGGATGCACTGGGGCATACAGCCTGCCTGCAGGACTCACCATGCCCTGGAAAACTCAGAGGCTTTGGCCATCCACCAGCCAGCCACTGTAAAATgacaaacctgcaggctgcccaGGGCCATGTCAGCTGTCTGTCCCCTGCCACCCCTTGCTGTGCCAAGATGCATTGTGAGCAACTAATGGAGGAGGAGGCCCACATGCACATGTCTGAGGAGGACACCTTCCCTCACGATCACCACCTGCACGATCCTCATCTGCACAGGTGCCTCAAGGGCAGAACTAAGCCCCACTACTTCAGCCGGCACCAGGCAGCCGCAGCTGAGAGGGAGTATACCTACCACATCCCCTCCAGCCTGGATGGCAGCCCCCACAGCTCACGCACAGACAGCCCTCCCAGCTCTCTTGAGGGCCCAGTGGGGGTGCATACATTGGCCTGCTGTGCCCAGGTCGATCCCTTCCCCCTGGTTAGCCAGCCTGAGGGTGGAGACACAAGCCCTGGGCTCTATGGCTGTCCTCCACGGCTGTCCCCAGGTCCTGCCCACTTGGAGATGTTACGAAGGACACAGTCCCTGCCTTTTGGGAGTCCCAGCCAGAATGGGCTGCTCCAGGGTGATGTTCGAGAAGGCCTACCATTTGGCACTGATGGGACAGGGAACATCCGAACAGGACCCTGGAAAAATGAAACTACAGTGTAG